One Shewanella sp. MR-4 DNA window includes the following coding sequences:
- the tgt gene encoding tRNA guanosine(34) transglycosylase Tgt: MKFELDTTDGRARRGRLIFERGTVETPAFMPVGTYGTVKGMTPEEVRATGADILLGNTFHLWLRPGEEIMRKHGDLHDFMNWQRPILTDSGGFQVFSLGDIRKITEEGVHFRSPINGEKIFLDPEKSMQIQHALGSDVVMIFDECTPYPATEDEARKSMQMSLRWAKRSRDEFDRLENPNSLFGIIQGSVYEDLRDESLKGLVEIGFDGYAVGGLAVGEPKEDMHRILEHVCPQIPADKPRYLMGVGKPEDLVEGVRRGIDMFDCVMPTRNARNGHLFTSEGVIKIRNARHRDDTSPLDPKCDCYTCKNYSRAYLYHLDRCNEILGARLNTIHNLRYYQMLMEGLRGAIETGTLDAFVKDFYTSQGREVPELVD, encoded by the coding sequence ATGAAATTTGAACTCGACACTACCGACGGCCGTGCGCGCCGTGGTCGCTTGATTTTTGAACGCGGCACGGTGGAAACCCCAGCTTTTATGCCTGTTGGTACTTACGGCACGGTAAAAGGCATGACGCCTGAAGAAGTGCGTGCTACTGGTGCGGACATTCTGCTCGGTAACACTTTCCACCTGTGGTTACGTCCAGGCGAAGAAATCATGCGTAAGCATGGTGACTTGCACGATTTTATGAACTGGCAGCGTCCTATTCTGACCGATTCGGGCGGTTTCCAAGTGTTCAGTTTGGGTGACATTCGTAAAATTACCGAAGAAGGTGTGCATTTCCGTTCGCCAATCAACGGCGAGAAAATCTTCTTAGATCCTGAAAAATCAATGCAAATTCAACATGCATTGGGCAGTGATGTGGTGATGATTTTTGACGAATGTACTCCGTATCCGGCGACAGAAGATGAAGCGCGCAAGTCAATGCAGATGTCACTGCGTTGGGCTAAGCGTTCACGCGACGAGTTCGACCGTCTGGAAAACCCCAATTCATTATTCGGGATCATCCAAGGCAGTGTTTATGAAGATTTACGCGACGAGAGCTTAAAAGGCTTAGTCGAAATTGGTTTCGACGGTTATGCCGTCGGTGGTTTGGCCGTAGGTGAGCCTAAGGAAGACATGCACCGCATTCTTGAGCATGTCTGTCCACAAATTCCTGCGGACAAGCCTCGCTATCTGATGGGGGTCGGTAAGCCAGAGGATTTAGTTGAAGGTGTGCGTCGTGGTATCGACATGTTTGACTGTGTGATGCCAACCCGTAACGCCCGCAACGGTCATCTGTTTACCAGTGAAGGTGTGATCAAGATCCGCAATGCGCGTCATCGTGATGACACTTCACCGCTCGATCCTAAGTGTGATTGTTATACCTGTAAAAACTATTCACGGGCATACCTTTACCATTTAGATCGTTGTAATGAGATTCTGGGTGCGCGTTTAAACACCATTCACAACTTGAGATACTATCAAATGTTAATGGAAGGTTTGCGCGGGGCGATTGAGACGGGTACATTAGACGCCTTTGTAAAGGACTTCTATACCAGTCAAGGTCGTGAAGTTCCAGAGTTAGTCGATTGA
- the yajC gene encoding preprotein translocase subunit YajC, producing the protein MFISNAYANAAGAPQGGGTMELIFMLVIFGLIFYFMIFRPQSKRVKEHKNLMSSLTKGDEVLTSGGILGKIAKISDENDYVLLSLNDTTQITIKKDYIAAVLPKGSIQSL; encoded by the coding sequence ATGTTCATTTCAAATGCATATGCAAATGCTGCAGGCGCTCCACAGGGTGGCGGCACCATGGAATTGATTTTCATGCTGGTGATTTTCGGTCTGATTTTCTATTTCATGATTTTCCGTCCGCAATCTAAGCGTGTTAAAGAGCACAAGAACCTGATGTCATCTTTAACCAAGGGCGACGAAGTCCTGACCAGCGGCGGTATCTTAGGTAAGATTGCAAAGATCAGCGATGAAAATGACTACGTGTTACTGAGCTTGAACGACACTACTCAAATTACAATTAAAAAAGATTACATTGCAGCTGTATTGCCTAAGGGCTCTATCCAGTCGTTGTAA
- the secD gene encoding protein translocase subunit SecD, with translation MLNKYPMWKNIMVVLVIAIGCFYAVPNLFGEDHAVQVVATRGAEVTASTQARVNELLASKGIAVKRSELEKGQLLVRVQNADQQLLAKETIAEELGDKFTVALNLAPATPQWLESMGGSPMKLGLDLRGGVHFLMEVDMGEAIRKMEEAKIADFRSQLREEKIRYAGIRNNAQGIEIKFRDAESLASAERFLKSRSNDMVFSDVSKGEDFALQAVMSEIYLKQIKEEALQQNITTIRNRVNELGVAEPVVQRQGAERIIVELPGVQDTARAKEILGATASIEFHMVDDKADPNAAQSGRVSAGSEVYQRREGGQVVLKKEVMLTGDHITGAQPSFDQYSRPQVSINLDAKGGTIFSNVTKDNIGKPMATLFIEYKDSGERNADGSVKMQKIQEVISVATIQARLGRNFVITGLSHGEAQNLALLLRAGALIAPVSIVEERTIGPSLGAENIESGVQAMIWGMAVVLIFMLVYYRSFGLIANLALTANLVMVVGVMSMIPGAVLTLPGIAGMVLTVGMAVDGNVLIYERIREELRAGRSVQQAIHEGYGNAFSTIADANITTFLTALILFAVGTGAIKGFAVTLMIGIATSMFTAIVGTRSIVNAIWGGKRVKTLSI, from the coding sequence GTGTTAAATAAATACCCAATGTGGAAAAACATTATGGTGGTGCTCGTCATCGCCATAGGTTGTTTCTATGCCGTACCTAACCTGTTCGGTGAAGATCATGCGGTGCAAGTAGTGGCGACTCGAGGTGCTGAAGTCACGGCATCTACCCAAGCCAGAGTGAACGAGCTGTTAGCCAGTAAGGGCATTGCGGTAAAACGTTCTGAGCTTGAAAAAGGCCAATTGTTGGTTCGCGTACAAAACGCGGATCAACAGTTGCTGGCCAAGGAAACCATCGCCGAAGAATTAGGTGATAAGTTTACCGTGGCGCTTAACCTTGCCCCTGCGACGCCGCAGTGGCTCGAGTCCATGGGCGGTAGCCCAATGAAACTCGGTCTGGACCTTCGTGGTGGTGTGCACTTCTTGATGGAAGTGGACATGGGCGAAGCCATCCGCAAGATGGAAGAGGCTAAAATTGCCGATTTCCGTTCACAATTGCGTGAAGAAAAAATCCGTTACGCTGGCATTCGCAACAATGCTCAAGGTATCGAGATTAAATTCCGTGATGCCGAAAGTTTAGCCAGTGCAGAACGTTTCTTAAAATCTCGCAGCAACGATATGGTGTTCAGCGATGTGAGCAAGGGTGAAGATTTTGCCCTGCAAGCCGTGATGAGCGAAATCTATCTCAAGCAGATTAAAGAAGAAGCGCTGCAGCAAAACATTACCACTATCCGTAACCGTGTGAACGAGTTAGGGGTAGCTGAGCCTGTGGTCCAACGCCAAGGTGCTGAGCGCATTATCGTTGAGCTGCCAGGTGTACAAGACACTGCCCGCGCCAAGGAAATCTTAGGTGCAACCGCATCGATTGAATTCCACATGGTGGACGATAAGGCCGACCCAAATGCGGCGCAATCTGGTCGTGTATCAGCGGGTTCTGAGGTGTATCAACGCCGTGAAGGCGGTCAAGTGGTATTGAAGAAAGAAGTGATGCTAACGGGTGATCATATCACTGGCGCACAACCTAGCTTCGACCAATACAGCCGTCCACAGGTGAGCATCAACCTCGATGCCAAAGGCGGTACTATTTTCTCTAACGTGACTAAGGACAATATCGGTAAACCGATGGCGACCTTATTCATCGAATATAAAGACAGCGGTGAGCGTAACGCCGATGGCAGCGTCAAGATGCAGAAAATCCAAGAAGTGATTTCTGTGGCGACCATTCAAGCGCGTTTAGGTCGTAACTTTGTGATCACCGGCTTAAGCCACGGTGAAGCACAAAACCTCGCACTGCTGCTGCGTGCCGGTGCCCTGATTGCGCCAGTATCTATTGTGGAAGAACGTACTATCGGTCCAAGCCTAGGTGCGGAAAACATCGAAAGCGGTGTGCAAGCCATGATTTGGGGTATGGCAGTCGTACTTATCTTCATGCTGGTTTACTACCGTAGTTTCGGCTTGATCGCTAACTTAGCCTTAACGGCCAACTTAGTGATGGTGGTTGGGGTGATGTCTATGATCCCTGGCGCCGTATTAACCCTGCCTGGTATTGCCGGTATGGTGTTAACTGTGGGTATGGCGGTTGACGGTAACGTACTGATTTACGAACGTATCCGTGAAGAGTTACGTGCAGGTCGCAGCGTACAGCAGGCGATTCACGAAGGTTACGGTAACGCATTCTCTACCATCGCCGACGCTAACATCACTACCTTCTTGACAGCGCTGATCTTGTTCGCCGTGGGTACTGGCGCGATCAAAGGCTTCGCGGTGACCCTGATGATCGGTATTGCGACATCGATGTTTACCGCTATCGTGGGTACTCGCTCAATCGTGAACGCGATTTGGGGCGGTAAGCGCGTGAAGACGCTGTCTATCTAA
- the secF gene encoding protein translocase subunit SecF, with amino-acid sequence MLEILSLKRTVNFLRHALPISIMSAILVFGSLVSLATKGINWGLDFTGGTVVEMEFTQPVDLNVLRTKLSAPELDGAVVQNFGSSRDVLVRLSVKEGVSSDVQVKSVMAAAQQVDAGVQQKRVEFVGPQVGKELAEQGGLAVLVALICIMIYVSFRFEWRLAFGSVAALAHDVIVTLGVFSVFQLEFDLTVLAGVLTVVGYSLNDTIVVFDRIRENFLKMRKSEPEEVVNVSITQTMSRTIITTGTTLVTVVALFLKGGTMIHGFATALLLGIFVGTYSSIYVASYLAIKLGICREHMMPVEVEKEGADQPSMMP; translated from the coding sequence ATGTTAGAAATTTTGTCTTTAAAACGTACGGTTAACTTCCTCCGTCATGCGCTGCCTATCAGTATCATGTCTGCCATTTTGGTATTTGGTTCGCTGGTGTCCTTGGCGACCAAAGGCATTAACTGGGGTTTAGACTTTACCGGCGGTACTGTGGTTGAGATGGAGTTCACTCAACCTGTCGATTTGAACGTGTTACGTACTAAGCTGTCTGCGCCTGAATTGGACGGTGCAGTGGTGCAAAACTTCGGTTCGAGCCGTGACGTATTAGTGCGTCTATCGGTGAAAGAAGGCGTGAGCAGCGATGTACAGGTCAAATCTGTCATGGCTGCGGCTCAACAAGTGGATGCGGGCGTTCAACAGAAACGTGTTGAATTCGTTGGTCCTCAAGTGGGTAAAGAACTGGCCGAACAGGGCGGTTTAGCGGTATTGGTCGCGCTTATCTGTATCATGATCTACGTGTCTTTCCGTTTCGAATGGCGTTTAGCCTTCGGTTCGGTAGCAGCACTTGCCCACGACGTGATTGTGACCTTAGGTGTGTTCTCTGTGTTCCAACTGGAATTCGACCTGACCGTATTAGCCGGCGTGTTAACCGTTGTGGGTTACTCACTCAACGATACCATCGTTGTGTTTGACCGTATCCGTGAAAACTTCCTCAAGATGCGTAAGAGCGAGCCAGAAGAAGTGGTCAACGTCTCTATCACGCAAACCATGAGCCGTACCATTATCACTACGGGTACGACGCTGGTGACCGTTGTGGCGCTGTTCCTGAAGGGCGGCACTATGATCCACGGTTTTGCGACAGCACTCTTGTTGGGTATTTTCGTCGGTACCTATTCTTCTATCTACGTAGCAAGTTACCTTGCGATCAAACTGGGCATTTGCCGTGAGCATATGATGCCAGTTGAAGTCGAGAAAGAAGGTGCTGACCAGCCTTCGATGATGCCTTAA
- a CDS encoding DUF2007 domain-containing protein produces MEERKTLVAGGNLLQAHTWKGLLEACGIHVELRGEALLGGVGELPAGLHNIELWVRESQLAKAQAQLSALDVVSPQWQCVQCHEMNEGNFELCWHCSAERSESHN; encoded by the coding sequence ATGGAAGAACGTAAGACGTTAGTTGCTGGTGGAAATTTATTGCAGGCCCACACATGGAAGGGATTGTTAGAAGCCTGTGGTATTCATGTGGAGTTACGTGGCGAGGCCTTATTAGGCGGTGTGGGTGAGTTGCCCGCTGGGCTGCATAACATTGAGCTTTGGGTGCGCGAGTCGCAATTGGCAAAAGCGCAGGCCCAGTTAAGCGCCTTGGATGTCGTGAGTCCACAGTGGCAATGTGTGCAATGCCATGAGATGAACGAAGGCAATTTTGAATTATGTTGGCACTGCAGTGCTGAGCGCAGCGAAAGCCATAACTAA
- a CDS encoding rhodanese-like domain-containing protein, producing MNPSSAFSALVESIRPHVVEVSIEAYQADDTWVLIDVREDNEWLQDHLPQAKHMSRGIIERDIEQRFPDKHTPLLLYCAGGARSVLAASSLQLMGYQRVASLIGGYKGWIQRQLPVVQD from the coding sequence ATGAATCCATCCAGTGCTTTTTCAGCCCTTGTCGAATCGATTCGACCCCATGTCGTTGAAGTGAGTATTGAGGCCTACCAAGCCGATGACACTTGGGTATTGATTGATGTCCGTGAAGATAACGAGTGGCTACAGGATCATCTGCCGCAGGCGAAACATATGAGCCGCGGCATTATTGAGCGCGATATTGAACAGCGCTTCCCCGATAAACATACGCCTCTGCTGCTCTATTGCGCGGGCGGCGCACGCTCTGTACTGGCGGCCAGCAGTTTGCAACTGATGGGTTACCAAAGGGTGGCCTCCTTGATTGGGGGTTATAAAGGCTGGATCCAACGCCAGCTGCCCGTGGTGCAAGATTAA
- a CDS encoding bifunctional precorrin-2 dehydrogenase/sirohydrochlorin ferrochelatase: MQYFPLFIDTVNLNVLLVGAGDVASRKLALLTRTEANIHVIAPEVNPEVKAYADAGRILLSERPVVQADIQNYDLIYLATANDKLNAELATLATERGIWVNAVDNPAYCRFITPSIVDRGRLVVAISTAGAAPVFARTIRARLETSLPQSLKPLFDFVADKRLEVQQRLTKTATRRLFWERFFDTNGDRFDARTPEHYQNAFNHIVSRGEILLLDNATPVELLPLAAMPLLQRLDWIYSEVGLADDLAELVRRDANRAALPALSDISREYEQGSRMLLVADTQKIEQLKAHFLVAKHLRPGAI, from the coding sequence ATGCAATACTTCCCGCTGTTTATTGATACTGTTAATTTAAATGTCCTGCTGGTGGGAGCGGGTGATGTCGCCAGTCGTAAGCTGGCCTTACTGACGCGTACCGAAGCTAATATCCATGTGATTGCCCCCGAGGTAAATCCCGAGGTAAAAGCCTATGCCGATGCGGGCAGGATTTTATTGTCTGAGCGGCCCGTGGTGCAGGCCGATATTCAAAACTATGATCTCATCTATCTAGCGACCGCAAATGATAAGCTCAACGCCGAATTAGCTACCTTAGCTACCGAGCGGGGGATTTGGGTCAATGCCGTGGATAACCCCGCCTATTGCCGCTTTATTACCCCATCGATTGTCGATAGGGGGCGTCTTGTGGTGGCGATCAGCACTGCGGGCGCAGCACCCGTGTTTGCGCGTACCATTCGGGCCCGCTTAGAGACCAGCCTGCCGCAATCCCTTAAGCCCTTGTTCGACTTCGTGGCCGACAAGCGTCTCGAAGTACAGCAAAGACTCACCAAAACTGCGACGCGCCGACTATTTTGGGAGCGCTTTTTCGACACCAATGGCGATAGATTTGATGCGCGTACCCCCGAGCATTATCAGAATGCCTTTAACCATATCGTCAGCCGCGGGGAAATCCTATTGTTGGATAATGCTACGCCCGTCGAGTTATTGCCGCTGGCGGCCATGCCCTTGTTACAGCGCCTCGATTGGATTTACAGCGAAGTAGGTTTAGCCGATGACTTGGCTGAACTGGTGCGCCGCGATGCTAATCGCGCAGCGCTGCCTGCGCTGAGTGATATCAGCCGTGAATATGAGCAAGGCTCACGCATGTTGTTGGTCGCCGATACCCAAAAGATTGAGCAACTTAAGGCGCATTTTCTGGTGGCCAAACATTTACGCCCCGGCGCGATTTAG
- a CDS encoding YaeQ family protein, translated as MALKATVFKVNLQIADMDRGYYQDHQLTLAQHPSETDGRMMVRLLAFILNASETLSFTKGLCVDDEPELWDKSLSGEVDLWIEFGQADEKWLRKASGRAKAVQLFTYGGRSVPIWWKQNQAALERYKNLKVWNIAEESVTAMEALVSRTMSLQASISEGQVWLSDNEHSVLIEPEMLKDDQ; from the coding sequence ATGGCTCTCAAAGCGACCGTGTTTAAGGTCAATCTTCAGATCGCCGATATGGACCGAGGTTATTATCAAGATCATCAGCTGACATTAGCGCAGCATCCCTCCGAGACCGATGGCCGCATGATGGTGCGTTTGTTGGCCTTTATCCTGAACGCTTCCGAGACCTTAAGTTTTACTAAGGGATTGTGCGTCGACGATGAGCCAGAACTCTGGGACAAGAGTCTCTCCGGTGAAGTTGACCTGTGGATTGAGTTTGGCCAAGCCGATGAGAAATGGCTGCGTAAGGCGAGCGGTCGCGCAAAAGCGGTGCAGCTGTTTACTTACGGCGGACGTAGTGTCCCTATTTGGTGGAAGCAGAATCAAGCGGCACTAGAGCGTTATAAAAACCTTAAAGTGTGGAATATTGCCGAAGAGTCGGTGACGGCGATGGAGGCCTTAGTGAGCCGCACTATGTCGCTGCAGGCGTCCATCAGTGAAGGGCAAGTCTGGTTATCGGATAACGAGCACAGCGTGCTTATCGAGCCAGAGATGCTGAAAGATGACCAATAA
- a CDS encoding S8 family serine peptidase, protein MTINRTTKIALSLSSLAIAISAGVHAAPDAPGFAAAMQAQTSPLPKRYIVKFKNADAPALMSESSDQLATTMNYQPQVAEISAQHSVLNKAKAKEMKRIGRSNSYSVKLDNNGIKALRARADVEYVEEDMPRRLLSETTPWGQTFVGATQLSDSQAGNRTICIIDSGYDRGHSDLSGNNVTGTNNSGTGNWYDPGNNNAHGTHVAGTIAAIANNDGVIGVMPNQNANIHVIKVFNESGWGYSSSLVSAVDTCVSNGANVVTMSLGGSGSSTTERNALAAHYNNGVLLIAAAGNAGNNTHSYPASYDAVMSVASVDNHKDHSAFSQYTNQVEISGPGEAILSTVTRGEGRLADITIGGQSYFNSGVVPHNRLTPSGTNYAPNPYNGTATATLAECTVSGSTFNCGNMSNKVCLVERVGNQGSSYPEINAVKACKNAGASAVIVYSNSALPGLQNPFLVDANSEINLVSVSVDRATGLALRNQLGATVTVSNQGNKDYEYYNGTSMATPHVSGVATLVWSYHPECSAAQVRNALKQTAEDLGTAGRDDYYGYGLVNAVAAKTFLDASCNGPTDPVDPTPTDSVLVNGVPKTGLSGAASEELHFSFEVPQGATNLGFVMNGGTGDADLYVQYGAAPTTSNYDCRPYKGGNSESCPISNVQSGTYYAMVKGYSAFSGVSLTASYTAQSGGGTPTTPASYTNADNYNIPDNKTTGITSPITVTRTGNSGTVTAVVNIVHPYIGDLKVQLVSPTGQTATLHNNTGAGADNINKSYTVDMTGVESSGVWKLKAVDSGRGDVGYIDSWELKFQ, encoded by the coding sequence ATGACAATCAATCGAACCACTAAGATAGCCCTGAGTCTATCCAGCCTAGCTATTGCAATCTCGGCAGGTGTTCATGCCGCCCCCGACGCACCGGGTTTCGCCGCAGCGATGCAAGCACAGACCTCTCCTCTGCCTAAGCGCTATATCGTTAAATTTAAAAATGCCGATGCGCCAGCCCTGATGTCAGAAAGCAGCGATCAGCTCGCCACTACGATGAATTATCAGCCTCAGGTAGCTGAAATTAGCGCCCAACACAGTGTGTTGAACAAGGCAAAAGCCAAAGAAATGAAGCGTATCGGCCGCAGTAACAGCTACTCAGTTAAGCTGGATAACAATGGCATCAAGGCATTAAGAGCCCGCGCCGATGTGGAATATGTGGAAGAAGACATGCCACGCCGCCTCTTAAGCGAAACAACGCCTTGGGGACAAACCTTTGTGGGTGCGACTCAATTAAGCGACAGCCAAGCGGGCAACCGTACTATCTGTATTATCGACTCTGGTTATGATCGTGGTCACAGCGACTTAAGCGGTAACAATGTCACAGGTACCAACAATTCAGGTACGGGCAACTGGTACGATCCAGGCAATAACAACGCCCATGGAACCCACGTGGCTGGTACTATCGCGGCGATCGCTAACAACGACGGTGTTATTGGCGTAATGCCAAATCAAAATGCCAATATCCATGTCATTAAAGTCTTTAACGAGTCTGGCTGGGGCTACTCCTCATCACTCGTGTCAGCGGTCGACACCTGTGTGTCAAACGGTGCAAACGTTGTCACAATGAGCTTAGGTGGTTCAGGTTCTAGCACCACAGAGCGTAATGCTTTGGCAGCCCACTACAATAACGGCGTGCTGTTGATTGCTGCGGCCGGTAACGCCGGTAACAATACCCACAGCTACCCCGCCTCTTACGATGCGGTGATGTCTGTAGCGTCGGTTGATAATCACAAAGATCACTCAGCCTTCTCTCAGTACACCAACCAAGTGGAAATCTCAGGCCCTGGTGAAGCGATTCTCTCAACCGTTACCCGCGGTGAAGGCCGTTTAGCCGATATTACTATCGGCGGTCAATCTTATTTTAACTCTGGTGTTGTGCCACACAATCGCTTAACGCCATCGGGCACCAACTACGCGCCCAATCCATACAATGGCACGGCAACTGCAACCTTGGCCGAATGTACGGTCAGCGGCTCAACTTTCAACTGCGGCAACATGTCTAACAAGGTGTGTTTAGTTGAACGTGTCGGTAACCAAGGCTCTTCTTATCCAGAAATCAATGCGGTAAAAGCCTGTAAAAATGCGGGCGCCAGCGCCGTTATCGTTTACAGTAATAGCGCATTACCTGGATTACAAAACCCCTTCTTGGTCGATGCGAACAGCGAAATCAACCTAGTGTCTGTCTCTGTTGACCGTGCAACGGGTTTAGCACTGCGCAACCAATTAGGCGCAACCGTTACCGTCAGCAACCAAGGCAATAAAGACTACGAGTACTACAACGGTACATCGATGGCGACCCCACACGTTTCTGGTGTGGCGACCTTAGTCTGGAGCTACCACCCAGAATGTAGCGCGGCTCAGGTACGTAACGCGCTCAAACAAACCGCTGAAGACTTAGGCACAGCTGGCCGTGATGATTACTATGGCTATGGTCTGGTCAATGCCGTTGCCGCGAAAACCTTCTTAGATGCTTCCTGTAATGGTCCAACGGATCCGGTTGACCCGACACCAACTGACAGTGTGTTAGTAAACGGAGTGCCAAAAACGGGTCTAAGCGGCGCTGCCAGTGAAGAACTGCATTTCTCTTTTGAAGTGCCACAGGGCGCAACTAACTTAGGCTTTGTGATGAACGGTGGCACGGGTGATGCGGATCTGTACGTACAGTACGGCGCAGCGCCAACGACCTCAAACTACGATTGCCGTCCATACAAAGGTGGTAACAGTGAATCTTGCCCAATCAGCAACGTTCAATCTGGTACTTACTACGCGATGGTGAAAGGCTATTCAGCCTTTAGCGGTGTATCGTTAACTGCAAGCTACACAGCCCAAAGCGGTGGTGGTACTCCTACCACACCAGCAAGCTACACCAATGCTGATAACTACAATATTCCTGATAACAAAACCACTGGTATCACGAGCCCAATCACAGTGACCCGCACGGGTAACTCAGGCACTGTGACTGCCGTGGTGAATATTGTTCACCCTTACATTGGTGACTTAAAAGTGCAGCTCGTCAGCCCTACAGGCCAAACGGCAACACTGCATAACAACACTGGCGCAGGCGCAGACAATATCAACAAGAGCTACACAGTTGATATGACTGGCGTGGAGTCAAGCGGTGTGTGGAAACTCAAAGCGGTTGATAGCGGCCGTGGCGACGTAGGCTATATCGATAGCTGGGAACTCAAATTCCAATAA
- a CDS encoding rhodanese-like domain-containing protein gives MFNKLLYRSKTLLGVALLSLSSLALVPNAASAADQEPQVAWQKIAAGAMVLDVRTPEEFAAGHLANAVNIPFEQVAAEFAKRGIAKDAPVVLYCRSGRRSSIATEALVAAGYTQTYNGGGYQTLADAQPKTE, from the coding sequence GTGTTCAACAAGTTACTGTATCGCAGTAAAACCTTACTGGGGGTGGCCCTCTTGAGTCTGTCATCACTCGCCTTAGTCCCGAACGCGGCAAGTGCCGCCGATCAAGAGCCCCAAGTTGCGTGGCAGAAAATCGCGGCTGGCGCTATGGTGCTCGATGTGCGCACCCCTGAGGAATTTGCCGCTGGCCATTTAGCCAATGCGGTTAATATTCCCTTTGAGCAAGTCGCCGCCGAGTTTGCTAAGCGCGGTATCGCCAAAGATGCGCCCGTGGTGTTGTATTGTCGTAGCGGTCGACGCAGCAGTATCGCGACCGAAGCCTTAGTCGCGGCGGGTTACACTCAAACCTATAACGGTGGCGGTTATCAGACCTTAGCCGACGCTCAGCCTAAAACAGAGTAA
- a CDS encoding DUF2892 domain-containing protein, which translates to MSLERSIMAFAGFMVLLSLVLTAFVHHNFMWLTAFVGANLFQSAFTGFCPAAMVLRKLGVKSEAEIAKQG; encoded by the coding sequence ATGTCACTCGAACGCAGCATTATGGCCTTTGCCGGATTTATGGTGTTACTGTCTTTGGTGTTAACCGCTTTTGTGCACCATAACTTTATGTGGTTAACGGCCTTCGTTGGCGCTAACCTATTCCAAAGCGCTTTCACGGGTTTTTGCCCTGCGGCCATGGTATTACGCAAATTGGGCGTCAAATCCGAAGCCGAAATCGCGAAACAAGGTTAA